A single Vanacampus margaritifer isolate UIUO_Vmar chromosome 7, RoL_Vmar_1.0, whole genome shotgun sequence DNA region contains:
- the hmox2a gene encoding heme oxygenase 2a, translated as MAVNKQCLTTETDEDHGLVKRLKERQRGREMRMKGFAFPTRDSFSIKAKRRIHVHSSRGLQNALCSIMAENLGGPLASKGCWEQSHFGPKISSHRQGVYLCTVYQKTRNPPSQQQKVDVLVQVDRVYLCSLKCADATSSQMSHRISHSRTVGVTRSLQSLHSSSFPSRGSERAIEGAAVFSGARYGNNGDVPRGDSRGQEHAQTQEQDILPLEQATLRIWRCTIVQVQRGTASLYFVYLAMEEEIEKNKDHPQLAPIYFPAELHRCEALARDLEYFYGADWQSQISLSPGTEPYVDRIHQVGARDPVLLVAHSYTRYMGDLSGGQIPKKVAQRALKLPSTGQGVHFYQFEGIHSHGGFKQLYRSRMNEIELDVDAKRKIVAESNGAFRFNLMVFTELEDIGKSIPEEAQQAAFGHGHAEIMQGGDINKCPYYAAKMAVSGNPTYACQLAKSLLQHSRCQLALATWIALLAGFTAWYLL; from the exons ATGGCCGTCAACAAACAGTGTCTCACCACTGAGACGGACGAGGACCATGGACTTGTGAAAAGGCTGAAAGAAAGACAGAGAGGGCGAGAAATGAGGATGAAAGGGTTCGCATTTCCCACAAGAGATTCCTTCTCCATCAAAGCAAAAAGACGCATTCACGTACACAGCTCCAGGGGGCTTCAGAATGCCCTCTGCTCCATCATGGCTGAGAATTTAGGGGGTCCCCTCGCCTCCAAAGGCTGCTGGGAGCAG AGTCACTTCGGTCCAAAAATCTCCTCTCACAGACAGGGAGTCTACCTGTGCACTGTTTACCAGAAAACCAGGAATCCCCCTTCTCAACAACAAAAGGTGGACGTGCTTGTGCAAGTGGACCGCGTCTATTTGTGTTCACTTAAGTGTGCGGACGCCACGTCCTCTCAGATGTCTCACCGTATCTCCCACTCACGTACTGTAGGTGTGACCCGCTCTCTCCAGAGCCTCCACTCCTCATCCTTCCCAAGTCGGGGGAGCGAGCGAGCGATCGAGGGAGCAGCCGTGTTCTCCGGTGCTCGCTACGGAAACAATGGCGACGTGCCTCGGGGTGACAGCAGGGGACAggaacatgcacaaacacaggaACAGGACATTCTGCCACTAGAGCAGGCCACCCTGAGAATCTGGAG GTGTACTATAGTACAGGTGCAG AGAGGCACAGCATCTCTGTACTTTGTCTATTTGGCCATGGAGGAGGAGATTGAGAAGAACAAAGACCATCCTCAGCTTGCTCCAATCTACTTTCCTGCCGAGCTGCACAGATGCGAGGCCCTGGCGCGGGATCTCGAGTATTTCTATGGAGCCGACTGGCAGAGTCAG ATCAGCCTCTCTCCAGGCACCGAACCATATGTGGACCGCATTCACCAGGTGGGGGCACGGGACCCCGTGTTGTTGGTGGCCCACTCGTACACCCGCTATATGGGGGATCTTTCGGGTGGGCAGATCCCCAAGAAAGTGGCGCAGAGGGCACTTAAGCTCCCCTCAACTGGCCAGGGGGTCCACTTCTACCAGTTTGAGGGTATCCACAGTCACGGGGGCTTCAAGCAGCTTTACAGGAGCAGGATGAACGAGATCGAGCTGGACGTGGACGCCAAGCGGAAGATCGTGGCAGAGTCCAACGGGGCTTTTCGTTTCAACTTGATG GTGTTCACGGAGCTTGAAGACATTGGAAAGAGCATCCCAGAGGAAGCACAACAGGCAGCTTTCGGGCATGGTCATGCTGAAATCATGCAAGGAGGTGATATCAATAAGTGCCCGTACTATGCGGCTAAAATGG CTGTCAGTGGAAATCCTACGTATGCTTGCCAATTAGCCAAGTCGCTCCTACAACACTCCCGCTGTCAGCTGGCGCTGGCCACGTGGATCGCCCTCCTTGCCGGCTTCACAGCCTGGTACCTACTGTGA
- the gde1 gene encoding glycerophosphodiester phosphodiesterase 1: protein MLQVGDDVSLYSVVFVVVLLATRSPIWSGVLTGCLYLFLAAFRFPQLPASRARQVLHPSGSEKVSVVAHRGGGHDAPENTIAAIRLASKNGASGVELDLEFSADGVPILMHDESVDRTTNGSGPLGQLRFADLAKLDAAAKHRLGDKFAGEKIPTLEQAAEECVKLQLTIYFDVKGHPDEAAAALSALYKKHPALYNSSMVCSFEPKVIYKMRQTDPQVVTALTHRPWSLSRFGDGSPRYPSPWKHHWLTLMDIMLDWAHHHVLWKLCGISAFLVQKNFVSQDYVQYWSQRGVEVVAWTVNNGVEKQHYRELLKVSYITDSLVEDCDPHY, encoded by the exons ATGCTGCAGGTGGGCGATGATGTGTCGCTCTACTCGGTCGTGTTCGTGGTGGTCCTGCTGGCCACTCGCAGCCCGATTTGGTCCGGCGTCCTCACCGGGTGCCTTTACCTCTTCCTGGCCGCGTTCCGCTTCCCGCAGCTGCCGGCCAGCCGAGCCCGACAAGTGCTTCATCCGTCCGGATCCGAGAAGGTGTCCGTGGTCGCTCATCGGGGAGGCGGACACGACGCACCGGAAAACACGATAGCGGCCATCCGGCTG GCCAGCAAGAACGGCGCCTCCGGAGTTGAACTGGACCTGGAGTTCTCTGCAGACGGGGTCCCGATCTTGATGCATGACGAGAGCGTGGATCGGACAACAAATGGATCAGGCCCCCTCGGTCAATTGAGATTTGCTGACTTGGCTAAATTAGACGCAGCTGCAAAACATCGACTCGG GGACAAGTTTGCTGGCGAGAAGATCCCGACACTTGAGCAGGCAGCGGAGGAATGCGTCAAACTGCAGCTGACCATCTACTTTGATGTGAAAGGTCATCCAGATGAG GCAGCTGCGGCGCTCTCAGCTCTCTACAAGAAGCATCCAGCCTTGTATAACAGCAGCATGGTCTGCTCCTTTGAGCCCAAGGTCATCTACAAG ATGAGGCAGACTGACCCACAGGTGGTCACGGCGCTGACCCACAGGCCCTGGAGCTTGAGCCGCTTTGGCGACGGCTCGCCACGTTACCCGTCGCCGTGGAAACACCACTGGCTGACATTAATGGATATCATGTTGGATTGGGCCCACCATCACGTTTTGTGGAAGCTCTGCGGCATTTCCGCCTTCTTGGTGCAAAAGAACTTTGTCTCACA ggACTATGTGCAGTATTGGAGCCAGAGGGGGGTGGAGGTGGTTGCCTGGACGGTGAACAACGGCGTGGAGAAGCAACACTACCGGGAACTCCTGAAAGTCAGCTACATCACAGACAGCCTTGTGGAGGACTGTGACCCTCACTACTGA
- the tmem186 gene encoding transmembrane protein 186, whose product MAGLIHSALAGRFRSHLLFCVRGSCQQLTASLSFGVRPSATKHLNLNQGCRGPFTPQITASVKCSDLSTQKYDMIYKFPHMMLFRAVSRLKLLQTGVTVIILPPVYILYLMGDAPLFLVTYSTGMALFAGVMLYTASHFFRRVVGMMYLASSHNTLKVSHLTFWGRRHDIYMPVSDVMTVADTGDSSNETILKLKRYSTPQTLYFSTRFGHVVDKQRFEKVFGSLK is encoded by the exons ATGGCTGGCTTG ATCCATTCAGCATTAGCAGGCAGGTTCAGGTCCCACCTCCTGTTCTGCGTAAGAGGATCATGCCAGCAGCTCACAGCttctttgtcttttggggtGCGGCCTTCTGCAACCAAGCACTTAAACCTCAATCAAGGCTGCCGTGGACCCTTTACTCCCCAAATTACAGCCTCTGTCAAATGCTCAGATTTGTCCACACAGAAATATGACATGATTTATAAATTTCCACACATGATGCTATTCAGAGCCGTGTCCAGGCTAAAATTACTCCAAACTGGGGTCACTGTGATTATCCTTCCGCCTGTGTACATTCTGTATCTTATGGGCGATGCCCCCCTCTTTCTGGTCACATACTCGACAGGAATGGCTCTATTTGCTGGTGTGATGTTATACACGGCTAGCCACTTCTTCAGGAGGGTTGTGGGAATGATGTACCTGGCTTCTTCTCACAACACGCTCAAAGTATCCCACCTGACGTTCTGGGGTCGGCGCCATGACATATACATGCCTGTGTCGGATGTTATGACTGTTGCGGACACCGGGGACTCTTCAAATGAGACCATATTGAAACTGAAGCGGTACAGCACTCCTCAGACTTTGTATTTCTCCACACGTTTTGGACATGTGGTGGACAAACAGCGTTTTGAGAAGGTTTTTGGAAGTTTAaagtga